A stretch of DNA from Candidatus Caldatribacterium sp.:
ACCGTTCTACCGGCGAAATGATTTTCCGTCCCTTTCCGGACTCCCCCATTCTCGTCTTGACCTTCTCCGGGGAAGATACCTCCTCAAGCACGTTTTCCAGACCACGAGAGGTTGCCCCCATGCCTGTGGGTTCTGTTCCGTTTCCACCTTCATGGGGAGGAAATACCGCCACCGTCCGGTTGAGGAGGTCGTCGAGGAAATCAAGCAGTACTCTTCCCGGATAATCGGTTTCCTCGACGACAACATCGTGGGAAACCCCGCATACTCAAAAGAACTCTTCAGGGCCCTCATCCCCCTGAAGAGGAAATGGGTGAGCCAAGGCACCCTTCGTATGGCAGAAGACGAAAACCTCCTGCAACTTGCTGCCCAGAGTGGGTGCATTGCCCTCTTTGTGGGATTTGAGTCGGTGAACGAGGAGAATTTGAAAGATATGCACAAGTCCTTTCACCGGGTTGACCAGTACCGGAAACTCATCGAACGTTTCCACAGGTACGGCATCATGGTCATCGGTTCTTTTGTTTTTGGATTCGATGAGGATGACGTTACGGTTTTCCGTCGTACCCTCCAGTTCATCGAGGACACAAAGATTGACTTTGCCCAATTCTCTGTTCTCACACCTCTTCCGGGAACGGAGGTCTTCGAAAAGCTCAAATCCGAAGGTCGTATCTTTTCCTTCGATTGGTCAAAGTACGACTTTGCCCACGTTGTGTACCAGCCAGCAAAAATGACTCCTGAGGAGCTCCAGGAAGGCTACAACTTCGTCTTTCGAGAATTCTACTCCCTCCCCCGTATCGCAAAAAGGCTTCTTCGGAACTGGCGCTACCTCCATTAC
This window harbors:
- a CDS encoding B12-binding domain-containing radical SAM protein; this translates as MRILLVAPEPNAPHRKKAWYVPFPQASLPLIAALTPAHHEVRIIDERVEDIDFDEPYDLVGITVMSATAIRAYQIADEFRRRGIKVVLGGIHPTALPEEAKEHADSVVIGEAEGIWEKLLEDCERGQLQPFYRRNDFPSLSGLPHSRLDLLRGRYLLKHVFQTTRGCPHACGFCSVSTFMGRKYRHRPVEEVVEEIKQYSSRIIGFLDDNIVGNPAYSKELFRALIPLKRKWVSQGTLRMAEDENLLQLAAQSGCIALFVGFESVNEENLKDMHKSFHRVDQYRKLIERFHRYGIMVIGSFVFGFDEDDVTVFRRTLQFIEDTKIDFAQFSVLTPLPGTEVFEKLKSEGRIFSFDWSKYDFAHVVYQPAKMTPEELQEGYNFVFREFYSLPRIAKRLLRNWRYLHYFLPASLYYHWVAAHPKSVPKENLDPLTGVVY